GCCCCGTACAAGAGGCCATCAGAGGAATCAGTGCTCAGATTTCAGGAGATACTGACCAATAATAAATACTCCGTATTTATCAGAAAACCCCGCGGCAGGGACATCCTTGCAGCGTGCGGCCAACTGCGGGAGGAGTAAATCTGTCACCTTCATTAAAGTTACCCTGTCATACGGGCAATTGTGATTACATATACCTTATCAGCCCCGTTCCTTTTCAGCACCCTTGTGCACTCGTTCAATGTTGACCCTGACGTGTACACGTCATCAACAAGGATGATTTTTCTGCCTTCAATCAATGTCCTGTCTTCGACACAGAATGCGCCTGTTACGTTTTCTTTCCTTTCCTTAGCGTCGAGTTCAACCTGAGGTCTTGTATTGCGATGTCGCATAAGTGTGTTTGCTGCAACCGGTATCCCATATCTTTTTCCAATTACCGAGCCTATTATTGCTGACTGGTTAAACTCACGTTCCCTGAGACGCTTAAGATGCAGTGGTACCGGGACTATCATGGTTTGTGCAGACAAAGAATCTAAACGGATAGCAGGACAGCCCCACACAGTGTGCGGAGGGTAGGCGGCCTGAAAAGACCGCAGGATGCCATCAATTGAAGAAGATTTTAGCGCCTCCTCAGTCAATCTTTTTCCCAGGTGTATCTTCTTTTTATACTTAAAGAGCTTGACGGCCTCAGCCAGTGCGCCGGAATAACGGCCGGCTGAGACGGCCATATCAAAAGGCGGAGGCTTTTCACGGCAGTTTCCGCAGGGGTAATTGGCAGTAGATTGTCCGCAATATAATTTGTTGTCAGTGTCAGGATAGGGAGAAGTATATGGTAGTCCGCACTTAGGACAGCATGGACCGTTAAACCACCCGATATCCTGCCAGCAGGCCTTACAGAAATATGCTGTAGCTGCATCTGCGGACACTATGTTTTTGCAGTTTTTACATGTTGCCGGATATATTGTGTTTAGTAAGTTAGATAGCATCTTCATCCTAAAATCTCCATTCAAATCCCCCCTACCCCCCTTTACTAAAGGGGGGACTCTTTATACAGAGAGGAATCACTTTTCCCCTTTGTAAAGGGGGACTAAGGGGGATTTTTTTATCTGCCTTTGTGAGCCGAAGACTCATGACGCTTCAGTTATTATGCCAATTGTTAACTATTCATAAACAAAGCAATATCCTTTTTTGATAAATATCAAACTGCACAGAACGATGTTCATCATAAATCGGGTATGCCCATAATCATGTGCATGCCCATGCCGTCTTGCTTTTACAAGGGTTTTTATGATAAAAATTAATAGATCAGGAGGTGAGAAGATGCAGGACGAAGAGCAATTTACCATAAGGGATAAAAGGCGGTTCAGGGAGGGTGGAGAAGAGACCGGTGCCCCAAAAGAGGAAGAGGCTCAGAAAGAGGTTCATGCAGATGCCGGAACTCACGAGCAGGCATATTCAATTCCCGCAGAGATAAATTTTGCAGCATTCATCTTTTCCCTTGGAAGGTCAGCCTTCATACATCTTGGAGAAGAGCCGGATCCTGTCAGCGGGGAAAAGAGGGTATCCCTTCAACTGGCAAAAGAGACGATTGATATAATCTCGATGCTCGAAGAAAAGACAAAAGGAAACCTGACCCAGGAAGAGGGGCAATTGATTAAGAACCTGTTGTATGCCCTGAGGATGAGGTATGTCGAAATAGCCTCCAGGGGTTGACGCTGAAAAACGGGGGTACCCATTGCTACGAAGTAAATGCAATGGGTCGTGCGGCGTCAGGACTTATGATTTGAGCTTCAACGTACAACACAGTACGCCTCAGCTCAAATCATAAGTCCTTCCTTGCAACTGGACATTTTTGAGCGTCAACCCGGCATTGGTTTTTTAATGCCAAACAGGGTTTCATACAAACACGGTGCAGGATAGAGGAGAGTGGTTGAACAGAAAGATCATAATAATTGTCTCCCTTATCTTTGTTTCTCTCCTTATAATATCCTCATCCATATATCTTAAGCATGAATATCTGACCCGTATAGTTGAGCAGAGGGTCGTTCATAAGGTCGAAGATGCGATCGGCCGGCGGATACAGTTTTCCGACAGTCATATCAATTTATTTCCCTTTTACTGGCATCTTAAAAATACCTATGTCCTCCAGGATGATGAAAGTAAAACACTGCTGACGGCAAAAGAGGCCAGGGTTTACCTCAGCCTGTTTAATCTGCTGAGTAAGAGGGTATATATTGACAACATGAGGTTTGTTGATCCTTCCCTCACCATAATCAGGCACCCTGACGGCAGGATGAATATTGAAGGTCTCTTCCCTGACAGGCCAAAGACCGGGTGGCATGTGCAGATAGACAAGATACAGGTGGTAAATGGGCGCATCAGGATCAGTGACCAGCTTAAAGAGCGGGATGTTTTGCTGACCAATGCCTCAGGCTATATATATCCTGACCTTGATAAGAAAGAGGTCACTGTGGACATTTCAGCTG
The DNA window shown above is from Nitrospirota bacterium and carries:
- a CDS encoding ComF family protein, which gives rise to MKMLSNLLNTIYPATCKNCKNIVSADAATAYFCKACWQDIGWFNGPCCPKCGLPYTSPYPDTDNKLYCGQSTANYPCGNCREKPPPFDMAVSAGRYSGALAEAVKLFKYKKKIHLGKRLTEEALKSSSIDGILRSFQAAYPPHTVWGCPAIRLDSLSAQTMIVPVPLHLKRLREREFNQSAIIGSVIGKRYGIPVAANTLMRHRNTRPQVELDAKERKENVTGAFCVEDRTLIEGRKIILVDDVYTSGSTLNECTRVLKRNGADKVYVITIARMTG
- a CDS encoding DUF1844 domain-containing protein; this encodes MQDEEQFTIRDKRRFREGGEETGAPKEEEAQKEVHADAGTHEQAYSIPAEINFAAFIFSLGRSAFIHLGEEPDPVSGEKRVSLQLAKETIDIISMLEEKTKGNLTQEEGQLIKNLLYALRMRYVEIASRG